The genomic segment gtatatttcaaatttcacaaaattttaATGAGATAGTTTTACGGGTCAATTTTTTGAgataaatcttttatttgggtcactcatgaaaacaaattatttttcataacaaaatattattttttattataaacatGGATAGGATTTACCCGTCTCATAAAAACAGATTTGTGACTGTTTCTTCAAATTTTACACTAAAAcgaatattttttcaatttattttaaattgcgaaaattaaaaatactaattaaaatatatcaatACTATGTGCAAAATTACTGGTACTTCAAAAGGTACCACAAATCTTATCCTCACttttaaaaagtttttttttataaaaagacTCTAAAAAAGTTATACAAAGTACAGTTTTAAAAACCCCTCTATTTAGTGCCACCACCTTTAGTGCTATAGTTGCATAAAGGTTTCAATTTAGGTTAAAGAAAAAAACCTAATCCCCAGATGTAATTTGTTAAAAATCCctctattaatttttaaaatttaaaaaaaaaaaacacctaAATATTAATTTGGGATTCCCTCTCGGTTTTTAAAATACCTAAAGTAAAttctaaaaattattaatatgcaAAACCGATCTACCTTAAATAATATTAAGTCATGTTTCAAAAGAAATGGTATTCAGTTATAAAACCTTTTAAGCAATTTTTCAGCCACAAATTCATTGGTTAAATTGTCTTTCAAAAAAAcaagttaaataaaaaaatatcataataacTATTTTAACAAATTGAAACAACATTTACAACAGAATATCTGAACTggaatttttttgtaaatacaAGTATTATTTGCTAGAGTTTGCAATTTATATTAAGCTATTTCACTTATTTGTGATCAAGAATTTCAAATATGTTACTCAGTCAAATCATAAGGAAGGCATGAAAGAAACAGCTATATCACTAAAGAAAAAAAGTAGGATGGCTAGCAAGTTTAAATTCTTCAGTTTTGCGCATTTGCTCCCGCAACATCCTTTGGAGATATGAAGCTCAAATTGTGCGCAATAATCTCGGATTTTTCGGGTCCTATTGGCCTCAGTTCCTTGAAAGTTCTTTTAGCAGGGCTGAAAGAAACAAGAAATTCTGACCCAGATATAAACCATAGATCCCCATTGTTCAAAAATTTGATTGGTCGTTGAAGATCCTCAATCGATAGCTCGGTATAAGTCTTCATGTCAATTCTGAATTGTCTGGTCCATGATTCTTTAACTCCATATTCTTTCATTAACCAGACCTCAAAGACAGTATCCTTGTAAATGTAGCATATGCAGAGGCAATTCTTGAGGACACCGATATTGATGCTGGAGATTTTGTCGATGTACTGTAGACTGAAGTGAGCTGGAGGTGGGACAAACTTGAACGTTTCCGCTGCCAAGTCAAATGAACTTATAAGCTCACAAGGTTTGCAACTGGTGGTTATCCAATGAAGTgcgtcattcagaagaggatcaAACGACTTGCGTTTTGGCCAAGGGGCATTTTCAATCCTTCTCCATGAATCCGATCCAAGTGTGTGTACATCAGCGACCAACCTTTTCGATTCTTCGGAGGTCAAAGGGTCAATGGATATAAGATACATGAGACTGATAACCTTGTACTGCTTGGTCTTCCGACAATATCCAAATCCAGAATAGTTTGCATAAGTATTAAATGGAGTCGAGATGGCGAGGCAAGGAAGCTTTATCTGTTCGCGGCGAATAGGGTTGCAGATAGCATAGAAAGGCTTTGGTGATGAATCAAAATACAAACATAGCAGTCCATCGCATGATCCAACAAGAACATGTCTTCTGGTATGAAAAGTAAACACAGAGATATTCCAAGTGTATAGCCCATGATGACAGCaataatgtttattttgatcatCACAGGTGCAAAAGGATAAAGGTGGTTCCTCATGATTAAAGGTAAAGAGGCGGCGAGTGCTCAGCTGACCCAGACTGTGTTGAAAAATTAGATTGGTTGTTAAGACAGATGATCTCGCACGATGCAactcgataaaacaagaatccTTGACTAATTGTAGAAACATCTTGCAAACACGACTACAGTGAAATATACTCTTCAACGGAAGCCTTGAAAAAATATCACATAATACATGGTCAGGCAACTCAAGTACTATGGGCTCACTTAGTCTAGTTATCAATGGTGCAGTGCCATCACATTGCTGCTCATCCACACAGTTCTTTGCTCTTTCTTCAAAAATCATAAGATATTTACCACGTCTCTCGCTTCGGTGTATCTCCATCGAACGAACTAACACCGTATGTGAGGGAAGAGTAGTTTTATCCGCAGCCTTACATATCCTGTTCTGCAATCAAAGGAGGAAACAAGATTACATTCATTTCACGATGAAATTGGGtagttttaaaatatatatgatatgtTTGGTGCTAGCTAGCTATGGCAATGCAAAGGCGATCTTCCAAGAGCGAAGATACAAAACATAAAAGAGAAGGTTGTTTATGTCGAAAATATCTGTCTTTAACTGAAATCCAGAGCAAACCCCAGTATTTCTCAACAATCCAAGAACACcactaaaattttataaatttccaAAAACCATAAAAATTCGTGCATCAAAGTTCAAAGAGTATCCCACGATATTTTAATAATCAAAATCCCATTAGAGATCCAGCTTGATCTCCAATTCTCTGATCTTGTCATAGAACTATAACCCAACTCAGAATCGCAGAAAAAACATTATTAAACATTGCAATTGTGGCcatataaattgaaaaatagCAACTTTAAGTTCCAATCTTGCGATTCTGACCGTGTAATTGACACAGAAAACATCACATACGAAAAGCTACAGAACAAAGATACATGAAAAAGAGCAGCGTACCGTAAACTCACAGAGCAAGAGGAAGCCCCCCACCCTTTGTATTTTCGCTTTAGCCGGTAGCAATTGCTTTTTATGACTCGGTTTGGATAAATTTTATGACACCATCTCATCTGGCcgtaaattaattatttttataatattttgtatattgtaaataaattctttaaaatagttttttatAAAGATTTTTGAATAACTGATAGAATAACTATTTAACTTGCATAAAAAAATccgtaaataaaaatttaatcaatGAATCAAAATCCATGTACAAAATATATGGATCGACGGTTTTTTTCCTAGAAAACTATCCCTTGAAATAATGGAAAATTTTAAATGGATTTATGTATTTatataaagacaaaaacttgtgtgaaatggTCTCAccggtcatattttgtgagacatatctcttatttgggtcatccatgaaaaatattatttttttatgctaataatattactttttattgtgaatatcggtatggttgacccatctcacagataaagattaacGAGACCGTTTCACAAAAGTGAGCGACCATAGGCACCTATCAATGTGGCAGGTGATGTGGTGGCTAgctggattttttttaaaaagaattgtTTAACTTCTCTCTACCAGAACACTAATGTTTGTCCATAGAATTGCAGAGGCACCCCGCGCACAGTACCACACGCCACACCGCACTCCCCTCCTATCACTGCCTAATCGCCTCTTTCTCTTGGATTCGGCGTGGATCGGAGTTGCAGACGATGATGATGGTTGCAGATATGGGGAAACTCGGCGATTCCGAGGAGAGAGATATATATAGTGGTGGTAGATCTAGGTAGGTGCTGGTGGCGCCTGAGTTGCTCGGTGGTGATAGATCTCGGGAGGTGCAGAATATGATATATGATGGTGGTAGATCTCGGGAGCCGGCGATTCCGGAGAGGGATATTCTTTTGGCTGCGGGGGAGGCAGCggtggcattgctcagtggaggCGCCGGTTGCATATGGGTTGTGGCGGAGAAGGGAAGTGTAGAGTTCACTGTAGAGCGGTTCacattaaaattttgtttttatttttttaaaaactattaaaaaactaaaaaaaaaaattgtaactgGCTAGGCATGAGTAAGCTGATGAGATCTCCGGCGGCTGTCCTCAATGCATTTAGAGGAGTGTACCGTGGAACATCAATCTTGAACAAGATGTGACCTGTGGTCCTTGCTGCGACAGTGTATCATATTTGGTGCATCAGAACTAGGATGGTCTTTGACAATGAAGTGCCGGACGTTGATAGAGTGATTCACAAGATCAAGATCCATGTACTTCGTAGTGCACCGAATTATTATGATATCATGCACACTATGATTTAGCGAATTATTGCCTACTGCTTTATGATTTTGTATGATGCTCCTAGTCAGTGTAACTGTATTATTTTTTCTACATTATTTTAATGAattattcattaaaaaaataaaaattattatttaatttatttattcgaGGCCTAATTTTGATACCCAATTGAGAGAAATAAATTGATTCTGTATAAGTTTTCATTTGGGCCTAATTTTGATACCCAATGGAGAGTAATAAATTGATTCTATATAAGTTTTCATTTGGATGTATGAATCTTTTGATTTCAAATTGCTgataaactttttttaaaatatatatatcaagttttacaatttcaatatataataactcaaaataTACATGAGACGTGTTCAAAATCTATATTTCAAAGGAAAGTAATTTTAGAAAAGGTAAAATGTGACCAGAGCTGAATTTTTCTCTGTTTTCTGTAATTGTTTTTAGAAAATAACCACTGTATCATTTCATATTTCGAATCAAttattcaaaatataattaCCAGATAATTGAACATATATTTTCTCTATTTAAAATATACATTTGATCATGAACACTAGTCCAAAAAATTCTAAATTCTTTTGGGTTGAGTTTAGGTGAGAGGATTCAGATTTGGAAAAGTATTTGAACaaatgatttaaaattattatacaTTATGATGAATTTGAAGTTTAccataaaacataaaaaatcaATTGGTTTGTTATTATAGATTTGAAATCCTTAACTTTGAATATATAAATCTAAACGCACCAACGTAGTTTTTATTATATTGAGTTGATTGAACAGTTATatagtttaaaatattaaagttacATTATTATCATTAACTATAGATTTTGATAAATCTGAAATTAGGAG from the Primulina eburnea isolate SZY01 chromosome 3, ASM2296580v1, whole genome shotgun sequence genome contains:
- the LOC140826891 gene encoding F-box protein At3g07870-like — encoded protein: MEIHRSERRGKYLMIFEERAKNCVDEQQCDGTAPLITRLSEPIVLELPDHVLCDIFSRLPLKSIFHCSRVCKMFLQLVKDSCFIELHRARSSVLTTNLIFQHSLGQLSTRRLFTFNHEEPPLSFCTCDDQNKHYCCHHGLYTWNISVFTFHTRRHVLVGSCDGLLCLYFDSSPKPFYAICNPIRREQIKLPCLAISTPFNTYANYSGFGYCRKTKQYKVISLMYLISIDPLTSEESKRLVADVHTLGSDSWRRIENAPWPKRKSFDPLLNDALHWITTSCKPCELISSFDLAAETFKFVPPPAHFSLQYIDKISSINIGVLKNCLCICYIYKDTVFEVWLMKEYGVKESWTRQFRIDMKTYTELSIEDLQRPIKFLNNGDLWFISGSEFLVSFSPAKRTFKELRPIGPEKSEIIAHNLSFISPKDVAGANAQN